From Rutidosis leptorrhynchoides isolate AG116_Rl617_1_P2 chromosome 3, CSIRO_AGI_Rlap_v1, whole genome shotgun sequence, a single genomic window includes:
- the LOC139898209 gene encoding serine/threonine-protein kinase 52-like has product MDSRSNAETEENKEPEVSKSNLKSMESVGENDLLEVNDTLGETNKSASTKDMVFRADKIDLKSLDVQLEKHLSRVWSRSVEQDNRPKEAWEIDLAKLELRNLIARGTYGTVYRGTYDDQEVAVKLLDWGEDDMATTTELASLRASFRQEVAVWQELDHPNVTRFVGASMGTSNLKIPAKTSNDGPNDQFPSKACCVVVEFLTGGTLKGLLYKNRRKKLPYKVVIQLALDLSRGLSYLHSKKIVHRDVKAENMLLDAHRNLKIADFGVARVEAQNPKDMTGETGTLGYMAPEVLQGKPYNRKCDVYSFGVCLWETYCCDLPYPFLSFAEVSSAVVRHNLRPEIPRCCPSSLANIMRRCWDANPDKRPEMDEVVKLLEAIDTSKGGGMIPEDQAAGCFCFGPVRGP; this is encoded by the exons ATGGATTCAAGATCAAATGCGGAAACCGAAGAGAACAAAGAGCCCGAGGTTTCCAAATCGAATTTAAAGAGCATGGAAAGCGTTGGAGAGAACGATTTACTCGAAGTGAACGACACGTTGGGGGAGACCAACAAATCTGCAAGCACAAAAGATATGGTGTTTAGAGCCGATAAAATTGATCTAAAAAGCTTGGACGTGCAACTAGAGAAGCATTTGAGCCGAGTTTGGTCAAGAAGTGTAGAACAAGATAATAGGCCTAAGGAAGCATGGGAGATTGATTTGGCTAAGTTGGAACTTAGAAATCTTATTGCTCGAGGAACATATGGTACCGTTTATCGTGGTACTTATGATGATCAAGAGGTTGCTG TGAAACTGTTGGATTGGGGTGAGGATGACATGGCAACTACTACAGAACTGGCTTCTTTACGAGCATCATTTCGGCAAGAAGTTGCTGTCTGGCAGGAGCTGGATCATCCAAATGTCACTAGA TTTGTTGGTGCTTCAATGGGGACTTCAAATCTTAAAATTCCTGCTAAAACTTCAAATGATGGTCCAAATGATCAATTTCCATCAAAGGCTTGTTGCGTCGTTGTAGAATTTCTGACAGGCGGGACATTAAAAGGTTTGTTGTACAAAAACCGAAGGAAGAAGCTTCCTTATAAAGTTGTGATTCAACTCGCTTTAGATCTCTCTCGAGG ATTGAGCTATCTTCATTCAAAGAAGATTGTGCATCGTGATGTTAAAGCCGAAAATATGTTGTTAGATGCTCATAGGAACCTAAAAATTGCCGATTTTGGAGTTGCTCGTGTTGAAGCTCAGAATCCTAAAGACATGACTGGTGAAACCGGAACCCTTGGTTACATGGCTCCTGAG GTTCTTCAAGGAAAGCCTTACAATAGAAAATGTGACGTTTACAGCTTCGGTGTATGCTTATGGGAAACGTATTGCTGTGATCTGCCTTACCCTTTTCTCAGTTTTGCTGAAGTCTCATCAGCAGTTGTTAGACAC AATCTGAGGCCTGAAATACCAAGATGTTGCCCGAGTTCGCTAGCAAACATAATGAGGAGATGTTGGGATGCAAATCCGGATAAGCGACCAGAGATGGATGAAGTTGTGAAGTTACTAGAAGCCATTGATACCAGCAAAGGGGGAGGTATGATTCCAGAAGATCAAGCTGCTGGATGTTTCTGCTTTGGTCCAGTTCGCGGTCCATAA